A stretch of Sinorhizobium meliloti DNA encodes these proteins:
- a CDS encoding YcjX family protein: MAPILTSFKDDALIALDNLADRAAGLVTPSVRLGVTGLSRAGKTVFISSLVHNLLNGGRLPVFEPVRSGRVSKIRLEPQPDDAVPRFQYEDHIAALVRDRSWPDSTRAISQLRITLDYESASGWSRLLSPGRLSIDIVDYPGEWLLDLPLLSQDFRQFSDATVQRARTGMRAELSSEWLGLAAALGASTPADEGSARRLAESFTAYLKACKEDDRSLSTLPPGRFLMPGDLEGSPALTFSPLPDLPAGRAPKGSLWAMMERRYEAYKTHVVKPFFREHFARLDRQIVLVDALQAVNRGTEALKDLEQALADVLACFRPGVNSWLTSFVTRKIDRVLIAATKADHLHHESHDRLERITARLVGRATERIGMSGAGLEVMALASVRATREATVDHDGHRLPVIVGTPIAGEKINGEIFDGEKKTAIFPGDLPEDPELLFEAVDRVSASALSASAPEQAMPELNFVRFRPPHLEETRGGLKLSVPHIRLDRAMQFLLGDRLA; encoded by the coding sequence TTGGCGCCCATTCTCACCAGCTTCAAAGACGACGCGCTGATCGCCCTGGACAATCTCGCCGACCGCGCAGCGGGTCTCGTCACCCCGTCCGTCAGGCTCGGCGTCACTGGCCTTTCGCGGGCCGGCAAAACCGTATTCATCTCGTCGCTCGTCCACAACCTGCTGAACGGAGGGCGGCTGCCGGTTTTCGAACCGGTCCGCTCGGGCCGTGTGTCCAAGATCCGGCTCGAACCGCAGCCCGACGACGCGGTGCCGCGCTTTCAATATGAGGATCACATTGCGGCGTTGGTTCGGGATCGGTCCTGGCCGGATTCGACCAGGGCCATATCGCAGCTGCGGATCACGCTCGATTACGAAAGCGCCAGCGGCTGGAGCCGCCTGCTCTCTCCCGGGCGGCTGTCGATCGACATCGTCGATTACCCCGGCGAATGGCTGCTCGATCTGCCGCTGCTCAGCCAGGACTTCCGGCAGTTCAGCGACGCAACGGTTCAACGCGCGCGCACCGGCATGCGCGCCGAACTGTCGAGCGAATGGTTGGGACTTGCCGCCGCGCTCGGAGCTTCGACGCCGGCCGACGAAGGCAGCGCCCGCAGGCTTGCCGAGAGTTTCACCGCCTATCTCAAGGCCTGCAAGGAGGACGACCGGTCCCTCTCGACCCTGCCGCCTGGCCGGTTCCTCATGCCGGGCGATCTCGAAGGGTCGCCGGCGTTGACCTTCTCGCCGCTCCCCGACCTGCCGGCGGGCCGCGCCCCAAAAGGTTCGCTCTGGGCGATGATGGAGCGACGCTACGAAGCCTACAAGACGCATGTCGTAAAACCGTTCTTCCGCGAACATTTCGCCCGCCTCGACCGCCAGATCGTGCTTGTCGACGCGCTCCAGGCGGTCAACCGCGGCACGGAGGCGCTGAAGGATCTGGAACAGGCTCTGGCAGACGTGCTTGCCTGCTTCCGGCCCGGCGTCAATTCCTGGCTGACCTCGTTCGTTACGCGCAAGATCGACCGCGTACTGATCGCCGCCACCAAGGCCGATCACCTGCACCACGAAAGTCACGACCGGCTCGAGCGCATCACGGCTCGCCTCGTCGGCCGGGCGACCGAGCGAATAGGAATGAGCGGCGCGGGCCTTGAGGTCATGGCGCTCGCATCTGTCAGAGCAACGCGCGAGGCAACCGTGGACCACGATGGCCATCGTTTGCCCGTGATCGTCGGAACGCCGATCGCCGGTGAGAAGATCAATGGCGAGATATTCGACGGCGAAAAGAAAACAGCGATATTTCCAGGAGACTTACCGGAAGATCCTGAACTTCTTTTTGAAGCCGTCGACCGCGTCTCCGCATCCGCCCTATCCGCCTCCGCCCCAGAGCAAGCGATGCCGGAACTGAATTTCGTCCGCTTCCGACCGCCGCACCTCGAAGAGACGCGCGGCGGATTGAAACTCTCCGTGCCGCATATCCGGCTCGACAGGGCCATGCAGTTCCTGCTCGGAGATCGCCTGGCATGA
- a CDS encoding SixA phosphatase family protein: MQDSVVPAFQLLLLRHARSGWALPGQSDFDRALDDIGFAEAELTAQSAADHRIRPDLILCSTAVRCRQTAEPLYRAFGEDIDIRYLDTLYTGPTTVYADLVEAHASRPSLMIIGHNPMMEELFRRILGEERAAAALADGYPPAGMAVIDFAARPKAGTAWTATLSKFLVPAPEEAEKG; the protein is encoded by the coding sequence ATGCAAGACAGCGTCGTCCCGGCCTTCCAGCTTCTGCTTCTTCGCCATGCCCGATCGGGCTGGGCTCTGCCCGGCCAGAGCGACTTCGATCGCGCACTCGACGATATCGGCTTTGCGGAGGCGGAACTGACGGCACAATCCGCAGCCGACCATCGCATCAGGCCGGACCTGATCCTTTGCTCGACAGCCGTCCGCTGCCGGCAGACGGCCGAACCGCTATACCGCGCATTTGGCGAAGATATCGACATTCGTTACCTCGACACACTCTATACTGGACCCACAACCGTCTATGCCGACCTTGTCGAGGCACATGCGAGCCGACCCTCGCTGATGATCATCGGGCACAATCCGATGATGGAGGAGCTCTTTCGACGAATTCTGGGTGAAGAACGGGCAGCTGCGGCACTCGCTGACGGATATCCGCCGGCCGGAATGGCGGTGATCGATTTTGCGGCGCGGCCGAAAGCCGGAACAGCATGGACCGCGACACTTTCGAAGTTCCTCGTTCCCGCCCCTGAAGAAGCCGAGAAAGGATGA
- the dksA gene encoding RNA polymerase-binding protein DksA, producing MSEKIDLSTYVLSEDEDFMNANHRAYFRAKLNAWRNDILREARETLDHLAEESANHPDLADRASSETDRAIELRARDRQRKLIAKIDAALQRLDEGTYGYCEETGEPIGLKRLDARPIATLSIEAQERHERREKVYRDE from the coding sequence TTGAGTGAGAAGATCGATCTTAGTACCTATGTCCTGTCGGAGGACGAGGATTTTATGAATGCGAACCACCGGGCATACTTTCGTGCGAAGCTGAATGCCTGGAGAAACGACATCCTTCGCGAAGCCCGCGAGACACTGGATCACCTGGCGGAGGAGAGCGCCAATCATCCTGATCTTGCGGACCGCGCCTCATCCGAAACGGACCGGGCGATCGAGTTGCGTGCTCGGGACCGTCAGCGGAAGTTGATTGCCAAGATCGATGCCGCGTTGCAGCGGCTCGATGAAGGCACCTACGGATACTGCGAGGAAACCGGGGAGCCGATCGGACTGAAGCGCCTGGACGCCCGACCGATCGCAACTCTCTCGATCGAGGCGCAGGAACGTCACGAGCGTCGCGAGAAGGTCTACCGGGACGAATAA
- a CDS encoding flagellar biosynthetic protein FliO: MMETILGDNASRFMIAAGAVAIGLLCLVAVLRLMRNKPSSPFVRGGKNRQPRLAVLDAAAVDTRRRLVLVRRDDVEHLIMIGGPTDIVIESRIAPEGESPVPATLQAEPEEKTTRAPIAEVRPRPVPSPVPPEPPLPTEAAAEPVRQPARPSEPPRVAARPEPPVRVVPDQQQAPALGSSQPQQVSRPLPAPHIPPVSAIEPSHTDFGAVRDRPLPVEPAARDERPVPLTAIEPVKGMPGQSLPPRPAAPEAAAEFERMLDAEISGDLQRFTPSGPPRPEIRPAGRQEPVLGSPSQDTRKEPTIEEEMERMLADISVSRKL, translated from the coding sequence ATGATGGAAACAATCCTCGGGGACAACGCCAGCCGGTTCATGATCGCCGCCGGAGCGGTTGCGATCGGTCTCTTGTGCCTCGTGGCCGTGCTTCGGCTCATGCGCAACAAGCCCTCCTCTCCCTTCGTCCGCGGCGGCAAGAACAGGCAGCCGCGGCTTGCGGTGCTCGATGCCGCCGCAGTCGACACGCGTCGGCGCCTGGTGCTCGTCCGCCGCGACGACGTCGAACACCTGATCATGATCGGCGGCCCGACGGACATCGTGATCGAAAGCCGCATCGCCCCCGAGGGAGAAAGCCCGGTTCCGGCCACGCTTCAGGCGGAGCCGGAAGAAAAGACGACCCGCGCCCCGATTGCGGAAGTCCGGCCCCGGCCGGTTCCTTCCCCTGTCCCGCCCGAGCCCCCTCTCCCGACGGAAGCTGCGGCCGAACCCGTGCGGCAACCGGCGCGCCCGAGTGAGCCGCCGCGGGTCGCCGCGCGCCCGGAGCCTCCAGTGCGCGTGGTCCCGGATCAGCAGCAGGCCCCCGCACTCGGCTCGTCGCAGCCGCAGCAGGTCTCCAGGCCTTTACCTGCGCCTCACATTCCGCCGGTGTCCGCCATCGAGCCGTCGCATACCGATTTCGGCGCGGTGCGTGACCGCCCGCTTCCGGTGGAGCCCGCGGCTCGCGACGAGCGCCCCGTCCCGCTTACGGCGATCGAACCGGTAAAGGGCATGCCGGGCCAATCTCTCCCGCCTCGGCCCGCCGCGCCGGAAGCAGCCGCAGAATTCGAGCGCATGCTCGATGCGGAAATCAGCGGCGATCTCCAGCGCTTCACACCTTCGGGGCCGCCGCGTCCGGAGATCAGGCCCGCCGGTCGCCAGGAACCGGTACTCGGATCGCCCTCGCAGGACACCCGCAAGGAGCCGACGATCGAAGAGGAGATGGAAAGGATGCTCGCCGATATCTCCGTGAGCCGCAAATTGTAA
- the cckA gene encoding cell cycle histidine kinase CckA: protein MTKLRQAGDYQMPVVDRGVRPGTILRIILLAIVLTASAAAFVVFKDQLENEIVLGILGVLAMVGIFFLVSSVIGFIEVMPQSRPDELARAFLDAHEDGTIVTDRKGRIIYANAAYGALTGTKSAAGIQSLETILSRNREATEAIYRLTNGLHEGKQGHEEFRLLKPLANGKVAGSGAHWYRLKARVLPLEDAGSNPLYLWQIADITAERDEQERFFKELQNAIDYLDHAPAGFFSAGRKGEIFYINATLADWLGIDLTKFQPGSVSIADLVAGEGLALVQSVQAEPGLKKTKILDLDLRKANGQSLPVRLIHRVSSARDGAPGESRTIVMSREGDDGDQSASNAAMRFTRFFNNTPMAIASVDGNGRILRTNAPFMKLFAGLVSQDEVERGAVIDAVVHQSERGRLQESLAAAKDRQSDIAPIDALHPKDEGRHFRFYVNAVIDQSDQAPEEAAIIYALEITEQKALENQMAQTQKMNAVGTLAGGIAHDFNNVLTAILLSADHLLLSARPADATFADLMEIKRNANRAAVLVRQLLAFSRKQTMRPTVLNLTDVIGDLRMLVDRMTGTNVKVEVDYGRDLWPVKTDLGQFEQVLLNLAVNARDAMPAGGIITLRTRNLPASEVAALGRRELPEEDFVMVEVSDQGTGIPPEIMDKIFEPFFTTKDVGKGTGLGLSMVYGIVKQSGGYIYPESEIGSGTTFRILLPRHVDIPETQDEDASAAQSAAPARSEPVAVPMPRAEPADLTGDSAVVLLVEDEEAVRRGGKRMLETRGYTVHEAGSGIEALEIMDELDGAVDIVVSDVVMPEMDGPTLLRELRKTYPDLKFIFVSGYAEDAFARNLPADAKFGFLPKPFSLKQLAVAVREMLDS from the coding sequence ATGACGAAATTGCGGCAGGCAGGTGACTACCAGATGCCGGTCGTTGACCGGGGCGTTCGTCCGGGAACCATCCTCAGGATCATCCTGCTTGCGATCGTCCTCACCGCGTCGGCCGCCGCTTTCGTCGTCTTCAAGGACCAGCTCGAAAACGAGATCGTGCTCGGCATTCTCGGCGTGCTGGCCATGGTCGGCATATTCTTCCTCGTTTCTTCCGTCATCGGCTTTATCGAGGTGATGCCGCAATCGCGGCCGGACGAACTGGCGCGCGCCTTCCTCGACGCGCATGAAGACGGGACGATCGTGACCGACCGCAAGGGGCGCATCATCTATGCCAACGCCGCCTATGGTGCCCTGACCGGCACCAAGAGCGCGGCAGGCATTCAGTCGCTCGAAACGATCCTGTCGCGCAACCGCGAGGCGACAGAAGCGATCTATCGCCTGACCAACGGTCTGCATGAGGGCAAGCAGGGTCACGAGGAGTTCCGGCTGCTGAAACCTCTGGCAAACGGCAAGGTGGCTGGCTCCGGCGCCCATTGGTATCGGCTGAAGGCGCGGGTATTGCCGCTCGAGGATGCGGGCAGCAATCCGCTCTACCTGTGGCAGATCGCGGATATTACCGCCGAGCGCGACGAGCAGGAGCGCTTCTTCAAGGAGCTGCAGAACGCGATCGACTATCTCGACCACGCACCCGCGGGCTTCTTCTCCGCCGGGCGAAAGGGCGAGATCTTCTATATCAACGCGACGCTCGCCGACTGGCTCGGAATCGACCTGACCAAGTTCCAGCCCGGCTCCGTCAGCATTGCCGATCTGGTCGCGGGCGAGGGGCTGGCGCTCGTACAATCGGTACAGGCGGAGCCCGGTCTCAAGAAGACCAAGATCCTGGACCTCGATCTCAGAAAGGCCAACGGCCAGAGCCTGCCGGTACGCTTGATTCATCGCGTTTCCTCGGCGCGGGACGGTGCGCCAGGCGAAAGCCGGACGATCGTGATGTCCCGGGAAGGCGACGATGGCGATCAGTCGGCGTCGAATGCCGCGATGCGGTTCACCCGCTTCTTCAACAACACGCCCATGGCAATCGCCTCGGTGGATGGAAACGGCCGCATTCTCAGAACCAACGCTCCGTTCATGAAGCTCTTCGCCGGGCTCGTTTCGCAGGACGAGGTCGAGCGCGGGGCGGTGATCGACGCTGTCGTGCATCAGTCCGAAAGAGGGCGTCTGCAGGAGTCGCTGGCTGCCGCGAAGGACCGGCAGAGCGATATCGCACCGATCGACGCGCTTCATCCCAAGGATGAGGGGCGTCACTTCCGCTTCTATGTCAATGCAGTCATCGACCAGAGCGATCAGGCGCCCGAGGAGGCTGCGATCATCTACGCCCTGGAGATCACCGAGCAGAAGGCGCTCGAAAACCAGATGGCGCAGACGCAGAAGATGAATGCCGTCGGAACGCTCGCCGGCGGCATCGCCCATGATTTCAACAATGTCCTGACGGCCATCCTGCTTTCCGCCGACCATCTCCTGCTGTCGGCGCGGCCGGCGGATGCGACCTTTGCGGATCTGATGGAGATCAAGCGTAACGCCAACCGGGCAGCCGTGCTCGTTCGGCAACTGCTCGCCTTCTCGCGCAAGCAGACGATGCGTCCGACGGTGCTCAATCTCACCGACGTTATCGGCGATCTCAGGATGCTCGTCGACCGGATGACCGGCACCAACGTCAAGGTCGAGGTGGACTACGGCCGCGATCTCTGGCCGGTCAAGACGGACCTCGGCCAGTTCGAACAGGTGCTCCTGAACCTCGCCGTCAATGCCCGCGACGCCATGCCTGCCGGCGGGATCATCACGCTTAGGACACGCAATCTGCCGGCGAGCGAAGTGGCGGCGCTTGGACGTCGCGAACTGCCCGAGGAAGACTTCGTCATGGTCGAGGTGTCCGACCAGGGTACCGGCATTCCGCCGGAAATCATGGACAAGATTTTCGAGCCCTTCTTCACCACGAAGGATGTCGGCAAGGGCACCGGGCTCGGACTGTCGATGGTTTACGGGATCGTGAAGCAGTCCGGCGGCTATATCTATCCCGAGTCGGAGATCGGTAGCGGGACGACCTTCCGCATCCTGCTGCCGCGCCACGTCGACATTCCCGAAACGCAGGATGAGGACGCGTCCGCAGCGCAATCCGCGGCGCCGGCGAGGAGCGAACCGGTTGCGGTGCCCATGCCTCGGGCCGAGCCTGCCGATCTTACCGGGGATTCCGCGGTCGTGCTGCTGGTCGAGGACGAGGAAGCGGTGAGGCGCGGCGGCAAGCGCATGCTGGAGACGCGCGGCTATACGGTTCACGAAGCGGGATCGGGTATCGAAGCGCTGGAGATCATGGACGAACTCGACGGCGCCGTGGATATCGTCGTGTCCGACGTCGTGATGCCGGAAATGGACGGGCCGACGCTGCTGCGCGAGCTGCGCAAGACGTATCCGGACCTGAAGTTCATCTTCGTATCCGGCTATGCCGAAGATGCTTTTGCGCGAAATCTGCCGGCCGACGCGAAGTTCGGCTTCCTGCCGAAGCCCTTCTCGCTGAAGCAACTTGCGGTCGCCGTGCGCGAGATGCTCGACAGCTGA
- a CDS encoding pseudouridine-5'-phosphate glycosidase, producing the protein MTKPSSPSLPMEYSDEVAAAKQRGAPIVALESTIITHGMPYPGNLDMARSVEAIIREQGAVPATIAVIHGVLHIGLDDAKLEALSKTQGAMKLSRADLAFAIAERRTGATTVAATMIAAARAGIRVFATGGIGGVHRGAEQSFDISADLDELARTGVIVVCAGAKAILDIPKTLEVLESRGVPVVTYDSENFPAFWSRESGLKSPLMLNSPAAIASFQRTRDLLGIDGGMLVANPVPVESEIPREEMEIYITRALDNAASEGISGKAVTPYLLDNLFRLTDGRSLETNIALVENNARLAAGIAVALAAND; encoded by the coding sequence ATGACCAAACCCTCCTCCCCGTCCCTGCCGATGGAATATTCAGATGAAGTCGCAGCCGCCAAGCAACGAGGTGCGCCGATCGTCGCGCTGGAATCCACGATCATCACGCATGGCATGCCCTATCCCGGCAACCTCGACATGGCCCGCAGCGTCGAGGCGATCATCCGTGAACAGGGTGCCGTGCCCGCAACCATCGCCGTGATCCACGGGGTCCTGCATATCGGTCTGGACGATGCCAAACTGGAGGCTTTGTCGAAAACGCAGGGCGCCATGAAACTGTCGCGCGCCGACCTCGCCTTTGCGATCGCCGAACGCCGCACCGGCGCCACGACCGTTGCCGCAACGATGATCGCCGCCGCCCGCGCCGGCATCCGGGTTTTCGCGACCGGCGGCATCGGCGGCGTTCACCGCGGGGCGGAACAGAGCTTCGACATATCGGCGGATCTCGACGAACTCGCACGTACCGGCGTCATCGTCGTCTGCGCCGGCGCCAAGGCCATTCTGGACATTCCCAAGACGCTCGAAGTGCTCGAATCGCGCGGTGTTCCTGTCGTGACCTATGACAGCGAGAACTTCCCCGCCTTCTGGTCGCGCGAATCCGGCCTCAAGAGCCCGCTGATGCTGAACAGCCCGGCGGCGATCGCCAGTTTCCAGCGGACGCGCGACCTGCTCGGAATCGACGGCGGAATGCTTGTCGCCAATCCGGTGCCGGTAGAAAGCGAAATCCCGCGCGAGGAGATGGAGATCTACATCACCCGCGCGCTGGACAATGCGGCGAGCGAGGGGATTTCCGGCAAGGCGGTCACCCCGTATCTGCTCGACAACCTCTTCCGTTTGACGGACGGGCGCAGCCTCGAAACCAATATCGCGCTGGTCGAGAACAATGCACGCCTTGCCGCCGGGATCGCCGTCGCTCTCGCTGCTAACGATTGA